The genomic segment gacaaagattggagggagatctaaggggaggtttatgatgaggggtttgaattgttgataaaattgtggaaacgggaaggatttctagggggtgattattgtggtatttaaacaaaccccaaagcctgagatggaccccaaaaattcaaaagaacaaatggaggctTGGTCTCTTCAATCCCAAaattctggaatagtggtgcaagaaatagaaaaggaatggcagattaatatacaaaggctaatattaacagggttccagcgagtgaatgcaggtcttagcaaaatagaaaatttgatgaaagggacgaaagaggggacagcagatcccaaacaaaacttaaatgaagttgtacagactttagaatcgtctgtattagacatgacaccaggtaatatgaatgcagtagagagttatccagtgacccatgcagcttccaaaattaaaaagcactatgacaaaaatcttaaggaggcagagatactgaaaccagataattttatggtgaaaatatgggaagtgaaaaaaatggatattctgtcagatgggctgaaagactgttcaattcaaaaagaaacggaaagatgggatgtattgtataaatggcagcagctaccagacgatgttggaataacatagaataaaattaaaattaaatgataagataaaagcaggagggtaatcaaactgtgaaaaagcaaaaagttgatatgtattagtaatatgaattgattggatgatgttatactttatgctctcctatcccccaaaaactatttttcctttcctatcccctctttctttctgtaccctctatccttgtttctaaataaaataaaattattaaaataatggagacttgacttacagactttttgacttgagaaccgccttccaatatggattaaattctcaagtcaagaccccactgtataagaatcAAAGTCCTAGTGGATAACAGTttaaatgaagtactgtatatctatcATTATGCCAGCACCATGTTATGAACTGTGATTCTGAACTGTTATTCCAGTGCTGCAAGCAGATATTGCTGTTAAAAACGTTTACGACAAATTCCAATTAGTGCCTTGTGCAAATTCTTACTGAACCTTTGTGTACTTCTCATAATTATGAGGCAAAATTTTGATCCTGTAACTTAGCACCTTGTAACCTGGTTCAGGCAgcagaagcatttaatttaaggGAGTTAAGCTTCCTGTTTGTCTCCTCTTAAGTTCCAAAGTGTCCTAATGCTTCCTTTTGAGCCTCAGGATGAGGAGTGGTGGTTTAACAGTAAAGAATCATTATCAGATCACCCCTGATCCTGATCTCAGATACAATGATccaacagcatttttttaaaccatCAAAGGGTTTCCCCCTCCATTCTGAGGctccaaaggtttccccagggcaaaaggcaACCCTAGcaagccttggaacctaaaaaGAGGGGGCTAGGAAGCGTTCCATTATGTGACATACTTCTGGCATCCAATCTGGGTTACATGGTGCAAGACTACTTAAACAAGATTTTGCCCACTATTTATGAGATTTTCTTGTGTTACATATGATTGTAACAAAGCAGAAAAGCAGAATGGATTGCATATTAGTACTGGTATGTGACGAAAGGCAGTATTGCAGAAgttataaaaaaaatcaacaaaaagtcCTTGAACGCCATGTATTTAGAATTAAAACAACTAGCAAAATAATAGTAATTTCCcaccaaacaaaaacatataatagATACTGGAAATTATTTACTTTGTACATAAAGAATATtcgctgaaatcttattgcttagtgcagtaagccACACTAGTGTAGAGTTGCTGAATATGTGGGAATTGGGTGAGCCAACACTTCTATAAGTTCAATTGATTAAAATGGGCACACTCTTAAGTGTAGCTCACTATTTTAAAgttagttgcaactagaataggcagGCCTatctgaatcaatagaacttgtaGAGGACGTGATTTCccagatctccactgattcaatggacctactctagtgtgacttagtaCACTAAGCAGAAGAATCTCAGCCATCAAATAAAATCTCTGGGTCAAAATGAGATCGAGCTTAGGTGATAAGAAGCAACATCTTCCAGAAAGAAATGTTCTTATCTAAATGCAAATGATATACTTTGTGTGAATATTCCTCACCAGCATTTTTCCATCTAACTGTCTTATGGCCCAGTAAATAAATTTAACCACATGTACATGCAAGTTAGGATTGACAAagggcatccactgaagttgttCAGCAACAAGTGGCAAAAACtgcaaaacacaaaatacaaaaacattacgattgtcttcttttttaataataataataataataataataataataataataataataataataataataataataataataataaaatttattgtcattgtaagtatatacagtacacagtataccatacaacgaaattcacagaaacccagagaccagacacatgcacacacataacattgcccaaacactccccacccactagaaatcccccactaaaaatacagacatctacacctcaggccaagtaacacagtccaactaattattcactactggtggtctttaagctcattattaattgcaattatagctctaggataaaaactatttagaaaacgtgtggtcaagtcttaattgttctatatcttctgccagacggtaacagttcaaaaaagttataagcaggatgggaagagtctctcaggatgctgtatgacttcctcagacagcgggatgtgaagatgtcatccagggttggtagctggagcccgatgatattctgggcaattttaatggttctctgtagagcttttttgtccgctacagagctactcccaaaccatgccagaatgccataagttaggacactctcaatggtgctacggtagtaggacagaagtaaatgctgtgataaatttaacttcccgagcattctcaggaaatacagcctcttctgtgccttctttattagcatgttggcatttatagtccatgagaggtcctctgagatgtaagtacccagaaatttaaaactaccaactctctccacttcctcaccgtttatgtacagtggtaaatgtacatttctcttcctcctaaaatcaattatgagttctttagtttttttgatgttaagtgtgagatgattttctttacaccatagtatcaatctttgtacttcctttctataagcagactcattgttcttatttatgagtcccaccactgttgtatcatccgcaaatttaataattgcattggtgttatatagtggggtgcaatcatgtgtgtacagggaatagaggaagggacttagcacgcagccctggggagctcctgtacttagtaccagggtagaagaatggtgggatcccatccttactgactgtggcctatctgtcagaaaatcctttattcacatgcagatctcctgaggtaatcccaggttgatcatttttaaaaacaacctatttggtagaatggtgttaaaagcagagctataatccagaaaagttcaatacattccaatgagagaaaatttaaaaaatcactaaaaattaaggacgactcagaacaacatcaaattaagtttgcatagggttcaggaggtgggctaatgattgcaagcatttaaaacctgttccaaacactgtaaggcacttttacaggagcgaaaaaggacttcgcaaagtcattgaaatgtattgagtcggcttcaatacattccaatggaggaaacattgtttcacacagcgatgtttcctatgggttttttcacttaaagacggcaatctgttccaattggaacggattaaccggttttcaattcattcctatgggaaatggtgtttcacagaatgatgtttcacacaacgttgatttttttggaaccaattaacattgttgtgtgaggcaccactgtatttcagtccaAAAATACAGGAGTTTATAGCCTTAAAAAGCACAATAAAAAACCAagttcatttcttaaaatgcatcattaaaaagaaaaaagcattgCAGCATTGAGCAATATTTCACCTTTAGCACATCCAGatacacatgaaaaatattctaagtgCTCACCCATCCATCTACCAGTTTGACTCTATAGTGGCAACTGCACAATCTTGTCTGTTCTGCCCCTGTGTGGCAGCTACTACATGTTGCCTGAAGCAACTTAGTGTCTGGTGTtgctggtgttttgtgtgtggTGTGTATCTCTTGcttctctatatatatatttctctcatttgttcatttttctcttcAACTGTCAACAACTGAGGTCTGCTGCCAGAGCAAACGTCTAAGAGACACATCTCTTAAAAATTTCTGTGGAAGTCTTCATTACCTCTGGCTAACCCAGTATTAACCTGCACTCTCGCCAAACTGTGAAGACAGCAAACTGCCATCACGGCAAGATACTCCCTATATTTTGAGTAGTTCCCTTGAACACCAGCCACCCCTGCAAACTGTCAGGCATATAAATTGCTGGTAGATGAATTTGGTGAGGTACCAATTTGCTATACTTGCATTATAGCACTCTAGGGGTTTCATGATCTAGGCTTTTCTCAATGTTTTCTTATCAGTGCTTACATGTCCGCACTCAAGTGTTAGCTTGTTGGGAAAGACCCAGTAAGATATCAAGTTAATTACTTTGTGAGGCAATGTTGTTTTTTATGGACCACACTTTCCCTGTGATGGCCTTGGATGGAGAGTTAGCTAATTGTCATGCAATGACTTTTAGCACACTGTTGgtcaaatttcatttttaaaacacaatgtacattttcagggttaTATTTTTACActtcccttaattattttaacactttcTTCATACAATATTTCAAGCCCTGACAttgcaacttgttaattagcatgAGTTCACCATCTTAATTTATATTTATGCCAGTATAAAGttgtaacaggattctggccattgcattAATAAATCTTTTATTCACtaagaaaatatatatagaatCACTCTCCATTCATCCATCACCAGATTTTCCCCACACTTCCTATTTTTCCAGGTGAAAAAAGTATCATTCAGGTGTTCGCAATTCCTGCCCTGGAAGTAACCAAGCAGGATACACAGGTGGTATCTTCTTAACATAGAGGTACCAATTATCTatatttctgtgaagattctcagtcatccaggcaaggttatctggaaggtgagacatggcaactggacttctttcttactaggttgaaatgttttgctactcatccaagtagcttcttcggtCTGAGGAGCATTGGAGGAAGACCACTGATCTATCCTCCAcactggtttcacttccccctggtctgaatactTTTAATACTTTGATGActaagatgtactcattttggatggAGGTGGTTTGAgaaaggggtcagggaggccatacatgtgcatatagaaaatccatcactcaacaggggtggataCAATCTTAGATACAAtgtgtctcctatttatcatgctgccctttcatccgtccccagaaagatcactcataccagaaagaccactgttaatgactgttaagggcccatgacaatgggtggaggagGACTATAGAAGTGGGATTATTCCCTAGACCTTTGTCCTTCTAAGAAGCCTCTTCAGActaggggaaagtgaaaccaatgtggaggatgtatcagggatcttctaccaactctcctcagactgaggaagctacagtacttggatgagtagcgaaatgtttcaacctaataggaCTTCCAGACCATCTATATTATTTTCCAAGGCTTTTGAGCATGCTAGCACCACAAATAAAAGTTGCACAGGCCGAGATGAAGTGATCAACTGACAAGTAGGTTGCTATGGCAACACACAACTGAGAATGCCGCAACACAAATATTCAGGAACTGTTTTTGCACGAGTAAGAATGCATCAATGAGTGATAGTtgggaagagcagcagcagagcTCTGCTGTAAGAAATGACAGCAACCTGTGCACTGGATCAAAGACTTAATACTTCTTCGCATGAGAATTGATGAATGGCTCTTCGGAAACACATCGCTGGCAGAAGCAATAAATGGGAGAACTTACATAATCGTGATTGGTTGGGTGATGTTCCAAACTACAACTAGGGAAGGAAAAAACACAATCAGGCCCAGATAGTGAGTACTGCTCATGCCAGGTGCCTTTGCAGTGCCAAGGTGTGAATAAAGGATAACATGCCAGCAACAGCTCCTATTAGCACGTGAGCTTTGTAACTTCTTTAAGCAGTTACCTAAAACAAGAAGCAGCAGGCTCAtgaactgctagagcagtacttTAATCATGTGTACATGTGGACTAGTTTTCTACCACGTTTACGTATGTTTTATCAACTGCAATTGGTATCTGCATCCAAGTTGTCTTTGCAGGGCCAAAGACAGCTTGGATACTGGGATCATACAAGGTTGCTGACATGGTAACACCAGCATAAGGGAATGGGGATGCTATCCTGAGCAAGTAGTCTCTCCTGAAACTCATAAGCCTGCTGACGGTTGAGTCGGGCTATTTACATTTACCATGCAGGCCAATTAATGAAATCTTCAGTGCAGCTAGACTAATtcagttaaaacagaaaaaaactggTTACAGTTGAACAAACTCTTGGAATGTAGGTGTCTAATAAAGAATATTTCTCAGACTGCAATGGCTTTTAACCAAATGTCACTAAATCTTAGCTTTGGAAATATGCAGACCCCATATTATTAGACATACAAACATGACACTCACAAGATATGAAACACAGAACCTTATTCTTAAAAAGAAGTAATATCCCTACCTTGATACACTTTTCTTGTGTGTAAGTTCTGTTGGAAGCAGATGTACCTGTTAACTTGCGAacatcttccttctcttcttctagaACCAATTTGCTGAGGTGCTGATCTGAGATCCAGTCCATTAGTACCGTTAAAAGGTCATAGGTGTATGAATTAAACATCTACAAACGTTAAAGGAAGTATCTCAGGACTTATACTAGGAAGATCTTTCTTACATTAATAATGTTCACTGACTTGTGAATCTGCAATGCAACACACActaagtggttaaactgcagtactgtagtcaagcctCTGTTCACAAATTGAGTTCAGTCTCAaggggttcaggtagccagctcaaggatgactcagccttccatctttccaaggtccgTAAATTGAATAACCAGTTTGTTGACaggcataattatgttgtaaactgcccaaagagtactctagcactatggggcggtatatctGTTGAAACACAACTATTATCTGGTTTGCAGTGCCCACAATGAAAACATATGGAATTTTGCCTGTGGATGGTGCTGCTCTGTGTTTTGAAGGAAAGTTTCTTCAACTTGGCATGCATGGTCAAAACATCCTGAAAATGCTGTTCCTTCTGGTGCAGAACTTTgtcttctatacagtggtgcctcacaagatgaaagtaattcgttccgcaagtAGCGCtatcttgcgaaattttcgtcttgcgggaaaaaaaagtcttgtgaagcacggccatagaagccgtcttgcgaggcaccacagcgattgcaaaaatcatttgtcttgcgggtttttcatcccgcaaggcgttcgtcttgcaaagcaccactgtactgtaatcccTTTCCCTTCGTTGAAAAATCAATCTCTTCTCTTCTGTTGCAGCCAATGACCATCTGTGTCTCCATAAGAGAAGTTCAACAGTTCTAATTCCAGATTAATTGAGGGTGTGATATTTTCTGTTGTACTACCAACCATGTACTAACAGTTCTCATATAatgaatattaatataataaataaaaatgactaAGGTTTATTCCTTTTAATCCTACCATCCAAATTAAACGTAATTACTCTCCTCACCCCACCATCTCCTTGAGTAGTACAGCTGCCATCTCCACTAAAGTGGCCAGCTTCAAATTACAATGCTCTTGAACCTCTGAGCTGGAATCATGGTTTCTGCAGACCACATGCACCAACCTTTTGAGGTTTTGACTGGGCGACTGCTTTTCCTGATTTGACAGGTTTATGATCCGGGATGATGTGGGGAACTTCTCTAGATCTCTGTATTGATAAAAATTCATGTTTCCTCTGGAATGGGATAGATTGGAAAAAAGTTGCATTAGGATTTTTTTCTTGCCAAGCTGACACATTAGAAGCTTAATGAAATCTTACCTGCAAATTCTCTAAACGAGCTTGTACTTTTCGAGACTGGATCTCTAACTTCTTGTTTTGTTCACTGACATCATTTAACTAAAAAGGAAACAAGGTATTTAGACGAATCTTAAATACTGGTTTCTCTGTCTTAGTATGAATGAGAACATAAAGTGATCAGGACATTTAGAAtcataatttctctctctctcaggtttCCAAGGGATCAGTGGGCCGCATGTGGTGCTGCCTTGGAGAATGTAATCATGTGCACACTCAAACAGATATGTGCTCATGTGTTCAATATGTCAAACGCATAAGTTTAGAAAAATTGTGCTTGCCTGTTTTTTCAAGTTGTCATTCAATTCCTTCAGAGTTTCAAAAGATGATTTAagccttttgttttcctttgttttttctttcaatgCTTCGGACAACTGCTGAATTTCAGCTTCATGTTGCTATAAACAAAATGAAGTAGTGTTAAAAACACACAACTAACAAGCTGTTTAAGCATTCCACTGTCACTTTTAGTGTAGGAATAAGCAATGCATGTCTCCAGATGAACTTCAAGTCCCATTATCCCTTGCCATTCATGGTGGAAGGCAAGGGATAATGGGCTGGGATTGATGGAAGTTACAATCCAACAACGTATATCACCCACACCTTTTCTGTACATAAGTGTGACCCTACCATATTTTTTCTATGAATTCAAGACTCTTAAAATTAATGACATGAAAACCATTTTCTagagcatccatccatccatccatccatccatccatccatccatccatccatccatccatccatccatccatccatccatccatccatccatccatccatccatccatccatcctacctacctacctacctacctacctacctacctacctacctacctacctacctacctacctacctacctacctacctacctacctacctacctacctacctacctacctacccagtATCATTTGCATGCCACCCTTCTCACAGTGaggggatccaaggtggctcgcaaagcaatactaaaaacacaataaattacagatcAAAAAGCAAatgaactaccctgtttccccgaaaataagacctaacctgaaaataagccctagtatgatttttcaggatgctcgtaatataagccctaccccaaaaataagccccagttaagtgaaaccccaccctccaccattgtgcagcaaccagaagatgacatgactgtaaaataaaacatcccctgaaaataagccctaattcatttttggagcaaaaattaatataagaccctgccttattttcggggaaacacgatataataataattaaaatgcattaagtacagtatgttaaaacatttacaaatttaaaagcaactttaaaaagcaaaggccAATATCAGGGAGCTATAGTTATCAAAAGCCTGCCTTAAGAGTGAGTCTTTAACTGTCAAGTGGAAGGATAAGAGGCAGCTAACCTCACATCTTGAGGGAGAGCTTTCCATAGCCTGGGAACAGCACAGAGAAGATcctctcttgtgtctccatcAAACATGCCTGGATGGCAtagggaccaagagaagggcctcctctgaagatTTAAGGGCCCTCTTAAGATCTGCAGATTTCAGCAGTCttcttaaaagtttttttttctaggacTATAAACTAAAGTATCAATAaaacatagccgcctagagtggtcgtaagaccagataggtgggatattaaataaatagataaatagataaataaataaataaataaataaataaataaataaataaataaataaataaataaataaataaataaaactttcttATGTAAATAATACTGGAGCACAAATGCTCCCACGATATCCCTTTCTAGACAGACAATGCCTTTGTATGTGGAAGGTGTGCatgcacaaaagaaaaataagcccTTAGTCAGTAGCTACAACTTATGTCATGCAAGCAACTTTACAGGTAGGTGAGAAAGTGGACATCAGTGAAGTTAGTCGTTTTTTAATCAGAAAAATTAAGATAAAGaagaatttgaaaaataatactaCCTCCTTCATAATTTGAAATTTTGCATGAACTTCCTGCTCCACGCCTCTTATCTTGGTCAAAGCAGCTTCATGTCTACACATCTGGGCTTCCCGGTCAGCTAAAAAATGTTCCCGTTTTTCAAGTTTCAAAGCATATTCTTCCTGAGTTAGCTTTTCTTGCTGCATCACAACAGATGATAAAAGATAGTGCTGATCTGCtgatattttcttttcaaattaacTCTGCTGATAGCTAAGTCTCTGCTAATTTTTACCTGCAGCTTTTGATGTATGATAGATAATTCATGATAAATTTGACCAAGATGAGACGGCATCAGGTTTTGACCATTTAACCTTTGGGTTTCACAAATGCTTGCACTCTCTCCTACTGCATCACCACCACTATCATAATCACAACATGGGTCAACCGTCAAACTGGACGGCAGAGTAATATCTAAGGGGcggaaaaacaaaaagcagacaAGCTTACCAAATTATTCCTGTTTTCAAAAGGCCAATTACAAGGAGGGGATGGAAATTTCATTTACCACAAAAACTATATAGCCACTAAATATTACAGCAAATGAGAACTGCCACTACGCAAATCGATATTGTATCCATCTATCATACATGATGAGTCTTATTGCTCATTATtataaaaagggagggaaatcAAGCACTCAGAAACTGCCTTAGGAAGAGAAATTTTTAAAGTTAATGGCAAAAATACATATGGAGCAAAACACTGCCCATTTCTTATATATTCATATACCTCTTATACTTCTCAAAGGCTCAAGTGAGAAGCTGCCATTACCAGAGTAAAGGGACACCCATCCTTTGATTGGAACTGGGATAAGATTCTGCCCTCAAGCACCCACTATCACTGTACCAACCAGAAAATCTCAAGACTGTGGAAAATGTGGCCTTAAAGGAtcagagacaaaaaaaatccTGTAGTTGTTTTCAACAAGCTGTGCTATTGAAAACTATGAGATAAGAATGGTGTAAGGCAGCGGTCCCTAACCTTTTTAGGACTGCAGATTGGCTG from the Pogona vitticeps strain Pit_001003342236 chromosome 3, PviZW2.1, whole genome shotgun sequence genome contains:
- the CCDC138 gene encoding coiled-coil domain-containing protein 138 isoform X1; its protein translation is MAASTELSRSVERWRRRYLAGEDDSLDVLEAKSKSRRALKPKGEADPLLDDTIASLITPSSPSKLTYHGRKHNKKHILDSSKKCERPLNMTKNIASCCSTVQGRSNDEFDSLCDTGQLDIEAEFSDDCLGSDEIQSGSVYSEMDITLPSSLTVDPCCDYDSGGDAVGESASICETQRLNGQNLMPSHLGQIYHELSIIHQKLQQEKLTQEEYALKLEKREHFLADREAQMCRHEAALTKIRGVEQEVHAKFQIMKEQHEAEIQQLSEALKEKTKENKRLKSSFETLKELNDNLKKQLNDVSEQNKKLEIQSRKVQARLENLQRKHEFLSIQRSREVPHIIPDHKPVKSGKAVAQSKPQKMFNSYTYDLLTVLMDWISDQHLSKLVLEEEKEDVRKLTGTSASNRTYTQEKCIKFLPLVAEQLQWMPFVNPNLHVHVVKFIYWAIRQLDGKMLYTTMTSTMRRLGEDIFKGVAPKGTQHISSEHATDTKPKSVTFFKSCSLPLRMISTLIVIKTVTQADYLAQAFDSLCIDLKTDEGKALFLDYQAVPVILSHIRISSKGLLSSAIDSLLQMTTESRQVRSHCEEEVFEVGRDEKTYRLYGISSKIPL